CACGGTGCCGGCGAGCGTGCCATCCACGTACAGGCTGAGACTCTTGTGCGTGGCGTCGTACACACCCGCGAGATGCGTCCATCGTCCGACGACCGGCGCGCTGCCGGTCTTTCCGTCGCCCGACGCCGCCTGCGTATCCGTGTCGTACATGAAGACACGCCAACCGCCGTCAGCGGCCGAGTAGTAGAGCATGAAGCGAGCACGCACCGATCCCAGCAGGGACACCACCACCTGATCCGAGTTCGCATCGTCGAGGCGTGCCCATGCTGCGACCGAGAAACTCTTGCTGGTGTCCACCACCGGTCCGGACGTGGTCAGATAACCCGCTCCGTTGAGCGCCGCAGTCCGGCCGCCGATGAGCCGCACATCGTTGGACCACGTGATGCCGTTGGCGGTCAAGGGCGTGTCGGCCACCAGGGGGCCGGCACCGTCGCTGTCGCCGAGCGTGGGCTGCTGGTCGGCGAGCGCTGCGGTCTGATCGACACCGGGGTACTGCTCCAGGCCCCACTTGGCGACGGCCGGTGACGAGCGAGGCGTGGTGACGGTGGCGGAGCCGATGTTGCCCAGGTTGCCGGTGGCGTCGATGCCACGGACCCAAAAGGTGTTCTGGCCGAAGCTGGGCACGGTGACGGTCACCGTGGCCGTCTTCGGATTGGTGCCGCTGGCGGTGATCTCGGTCGTCGGCGGGTTGGACCAGCCATAGCGGAACTTGGTCACGTCCGTGGTGGTGGTGCTGAACGTGAAGGTCATGGTCCTACCCGGGCCACCCGCCGTACCCGGGGTGATCGTGGGCACTGGCGGAACGGTGGTGTCCGGGGCGAACTGACACCACGACGACCAAGGGCCGGTGATCGAGTACGGAGCCTTGTCGGTGCCCTTGGCCCGGAACGCGTAGGTAGGCCCCTTCGCGATCGTCACCGCGGAACTCGTCGCCCGGCTGTTCGGGGTGATTCCGGTCCTCGCCGGCGGCGGACTCTTACGGGCCGGGGAGGTGTTGGTCACCGTACCCATACCCCCGGCCGGCACCTCGATCCATTCGAAGGTGCCGGTCAGCGAGTCGCTGCTGTCGCCGTCCGGGAAGACCGCGGAGAACGTCGGAGTCAGCGTGCCGATCGTCAGCACCCCGGAACCGCAGGCCACACCAGCGACCTGCAGGGTGTGTGGAGCGCCGGGCTTGGTGTCGTAGTCGACGATCAGCTTCGCGTCGTTGGGGAAGAACTTCTTCCATCGATCCTGCGTCGATTCGCCCGACCCGTCGGCCGCCCGCGCGGTGAACGCCACGCTGATCGAGTTCCAGTTCCCGGTCGCCGCGGCCTGTACCTGGTTGGTGGTGTTCGACCCCCGGAAGTTCATGATCATGTCAGGCTGGATCGACGAGCACCCACCGGACTCGTTCGCGTTCCCGGTCGCCGAATTCAGGAATGATCTCATCGTCATCGTCGACCAGGTCGCCTTCGGCGTCGCGTTGATCGCCGCGGTCAGATACATCGCCGTCACCGTCGGCCCGCACGACCACGAGTGGTCCAACTTCATCTGCACGTACGCCGACTCGATGTGCTTGCCCTTGAGCGACACGCCGTTGGCCGTCGTCGAGAACTCGAAGTACGACCGGTACAGGGCGCCGGTGTCCGGGTTCAATCCCACCCGCGCGCGACTGGTGTCCGAGTTCGACGACCCGTTGTTCGTCCCGTACGCCCACTTGCTCTTGAGCACCGACCATGCCGGGTCCACGAACAGCGGGAACACCACATCCGGGTCGTCCAGCAGCGTCACATCCGGACGCAACACCAGGTCACCGCCGGACACCTCGACGCCCACGTTTCCCACCCGCGCCGCGTCCCCGGCTGCCGTCGACGTCGACGGCGGGCTCTCGGCCGACAACCCCTGCGCCGTGACGCCGGCGGTCGTCCCCACCCGGGAATCCCACATCACCGCCGGCTCGGCCGAGGCGACGACAGCCGTACCTGCCATCGCCCGCAGGCCGCCATCCGGGCCCGGCACGACCTTGGCGTCACCACCGATGCGGAACCGTGGCGCGCGCACGTCGGGATGCGTCGCCGCCGCCCGCGTCTTGACCACCAGAACGTGCGTGAAGCCCGTCCGCGTCGCCCGCACCACCAGATCCACATCGGCGAGTACGTTCGGGTACGTCAACGAGTCCCCGGACACCGCCGGCGCCGGCAGCGTGCGCGGCCACGACAGCGTGACTGTCCGCCCGCCCCGCGTCAGCGCCACCATCGGGCCGTCCCCACCACCGGAGAACGCCACATCCGCGACGGAGGCCCCCGGCCGCCACAGCCCGTCGCCACCCCGAGCCAGGTCCAAGTCGATGTCGGCCCACCGACCGGCCTTGCGCGTACGCTGCGGCACCACCGCCGATGCGAACTGCAGCCGCCCATCCGGCAACGCGGTCACCTCGGCGAACTCCGTCCGCGACGCGTCCACGACCACCGGTTGATCGCAGGAGGTCGCCAACGCCTTCGCCTCGACCTCCGAGTCGGCCACGTCGGCGCACTGTGGGGCTCCGGCGACTACCCGCCCCGGCGCCGGAACGCCGACCACGCCGACAGCCAACAGAGCCGCCACCCCAGCGGACAACCCACGCCGCCACCGAACGCCCACCACCGACACCCCCGTGAAGAAAGCAACGCAGTGGCAGAGACGGTAGGGCGCACCCCTCGTCCCGGTTGTCCCGTGGCCGGAATGGCGGAACAGCGCCACGTGAACGCATCGACTTTGTCGAATATGCCGAGGTGCCGGGCATGGCTGGACTACAGAAAGTTATGTGAACTGCGTCCACGTACATCTAAGTGTGATCTGGCACACATCCGGTCCGGGTGTCGCCGGGGAGCTACTTCTCCGCCTCGCGGGGCGTCGGCGCGCCGACCGGGGGCGGCGGCGTCGGCTCGGCCGGGGCGGCTTCGCGGAGCAGGGCGTTCAGGCCGGCGCGCCGGGCCACCACGGTCAGCCGGTCACCCGCGACGATCACCATCCGCCGGTCCGGCGACCAGTCGAGGTGTTGCCCGGCCCGGGCGTGGGCGAGCAGGCGCACGCTGCCGGGCCGTCCGACGCTGGCGAGCGTACGACCCTCCAGGGCCGAGCCGGCGGCCACCGGGACCTCGGTGACCAGCAGCGCGTGCCGGCCCACCGGGATGGTGGCGATCACCGCCCGGTCCAGCAGCGCGGCGGCGAACGACGGTGCCGCCAGGTAGGAGACGCTGCGCGAGGTGCCGATGCCGAAGGCCCGCTGCACGCGCTCGGCGAAGTCGCCGTCGAAGAGCCGCAGCACCACCCGGAGCTGGTCGTCGAGGGTACGGGCGTTCAGCGCCGCCCGCAGGTTGGCCCCGTCGTCGGTGGAGACCACCACCAGCGCCTGACAGGTCGCGACCGAGGCGGCCCGCAGCGTCTCCTCCTGCGCCGCATCACCCACCACCAGCGGTACGCCGAGCCGCCGGGCCAGCCCCGCGCCGCGCGCGTCCGCATTCTTGTCGATCGCCACCACCTCGACGCCGAAGTCGTTGAGCTGGGCCATCACCCGGGTGCCGATGTTGCCCAGCCCGACCACCACCACGTGCCCGGAGCGCTCGGGCAGGATCCGCCCGGTGTGCAGGGCCAGCCGGGCCCGGACCACACCGTCGACGACCACCGCCGTGATCAGCGGGATCAACGCCAGCCCGGCGAGGTTGAGCGCCACCTGCATGACCTGCTCGGCGGCCGACTTGGCGGTGTCCGGGTCCTGCCCGGTGAGGGTGGTGACCAGCGTCAGGTAGAGCGCGTCGGCCCAGCCGATGTCCGCGGTGGCGGCGTACAGGGCGCCCAGCGCCCCCACCATGGCGAGCAGCACCATCACCGCGAGCCCGATCTTGCGGGTGGCGAAGCTGCGGATCGCGCGCAGCACCATCGCCACCGGGCGGCGGCGTCGCCGGGCGCGGACCAGCCGGCGCGCGGCCAGCTCGGTGCCGGCCGGCCGGCCCACGGCCTCGGCGAGCACCACGTCGGCGTCCCGGTCGTTGGCGGGGAGCACCAGATCCTGCTGCGAGTCGCTGGTGTCGGCCACCCCGCAGACGATCTCACTCGGGCGTACGTCCTCCCGCCGGGCCACGTAGAGGGTGCGCCCGCCGTGCCGGAAGTGCGTCGGCGCGACCTCACCGAGCGCGGCGGCCACGAAGGCCGGGGCGGCCATCGAGGCGTCCGACAGCACCGCCGAGTCGGGGAAGATCTGCCGTACGCCGTTGGCCAGGCCGGTGTTGAACATCCGCACCACCAGGCGCAGCCGGGGCTCGACCTCCTGCGCGCAGAGCGCGGCGTGCATGTTGCCCACGTCGTCCTGATGCAGCAGGGCCAGCCCGGCGGCGCCGGCCAGCCCGGCCCGGTGGAAGGCGGCCTCGTCCAGCCGTTCGGCCCGGATCACCTCGACGCTGGGCAGGTCACGACCGTCCGGCCCGGGAGAGCGCTGGCGGTCGGGCACGATCAGGGTGATCCGCACCCGGCCGGCCTGCGGCTGGCCGACCAGCATCGTCCGCACCACCCAGTAGGCGAGCGGATCCTGCCCGCAGATCACGTAGTGCGCCCGGGTTTCCCCGTTGACCCGCAACCGGCGGCTGGCCCGCCGGGCCCGATCGAGCAACGGCTCCGCCATGACCCGCATGCTAGTCAGCTGGTCGCCACCCGCGCAGCCCGTCATGATCCTGGCCGCGGCGCCGCCCCGGCATGTCCCGACCGATGGCGGGTAGGGCAGCGGCATGCAGACCTTCCTGCCGTACCCGGACTTCCTGGCCAGCGCCGGGGCACTGGACCAACGCCGGCTGGGCAAGCAGCGGGTGGAGGCCATCCAGGTGCTACGCGGGCTCACCTGGCCCACGTACGGCTGGCGCAACCACCCGGCGGTGCGGATGTGGGCCGGGTACGAGGAGGCCCTGACCCGGTACGGGCTGGACGTCTGCGCGGTGTGGTGCGCGGCCGGCCGGGCCGACACCTGTGCGGCGACCCTCGCCGCCGACCTCGCCGCGGCCTGCGGCACCGAGCGGGTCCGCACCCAGCGGGAACTCGCCACCGCCGGGGAACTGCCACCGTGGCTCGGCCGGACGGATCTGCACCTGAGCCACCGCTCGTCGCTGCTGCGCAAGGATCCGGCGCACTACCGCCCCATCTTCGGCGACGACGTCCCCGACGACCTGGAGTACGTCTGGCCCGCCTCCGACCGCCCTCGCCGCTGCCTGTGACGAGGCGCTGCCTGTGACGAGGCGCTGCCTGTGACGTGGCGCTGCCTGTGACGAACGGACGGGACCTGCCGCGCAACTCGGGCAGACTGAGCGGAGGTCCGGGAGGTGCGG
This is a stretch of genomic DNA from Micromonospora sp. WMMD1082. It encodes these proteins:
- a CDS encoding LamG domain-containing protein, with the translated sequence MGVRWRRGLSAGVAALLAVGVVGVPAPGRVVAGAPQCADVADSEVEAKALATSCDQPVVVDASRTEFAEVTALPDGRLQFASAVVPQRTRKAGRWADIDLDLARGGDGLWRPGASVADVAFSGGGDGPMVALTRGGRTVTLSWPRTLPAPAVSGDSLTYPNVLADVDLVVRATRTGFTHVLVVKTRAAATHPDVRAPRFRIGGDAKVVPGPDGGLRAMAGTAVVASAEPAVMWDSRVGTTAGVTAQGLSAESPPSTSTAAGDAARVGNVGVEVSGGDLVLRPDVTLLDDPDVVFPLFVDPAWSVLKSKWAYGTNNGSSNSDTSRARVGLNPDTGALYRSYFEFSTTANGVSLKGKHIESAYVQMKLDHSWSCGPTVTAMYLTAAINATPKATWSTMTMRSFLNSATGNANESGGCSSIQPDMIMNFRGSNTTNQVQAAATGNWNSISVAFTARAADGSGESTQDRWKKFFPNDAKLIVDYDTKPGAPHTLQVAGVACGSGVLTIGTLTPTFSAVFPDGDSSDSLTGTFEWIEVPAGGMGTVTNTSPARKSPPPARTGITPNSRATSSAVTIAKGPTYAFRAKGTDKAPYSITGPWSSWCQFAPDTTVPPVPTITPGTAGGPGRTMTFTFSTTTTDVTKFRYGWSNPPTTEITASGTNPKTATVTVTVPSFGQNTFWVRGIDATGNLGNIGSATVTTPRSSPAVAKWGLEQYPGVDQTAALADQQPTLGDSDGAGPLVADTPLTANGITWSNDVRLIGGRTAALNGAGYLTTSGPVVDTSKSFSVAAWARLDDANSDQVVVSLLGSVRARFMLYYSAADGGWRVFMYDTDTQAASGDGKTGSAPVVGRWTHLAGVYDATHKSLSLYVDGTLAGTVSQLGSWTATGPLNVGRAVHGGGAVAPLRGQVADVQVFDRVLVPHDFTGKLAQDPTSSGFHEPGILTPVQVGNWNFEFAVPCYLADLRDTCQARDTVTAWDRWLALTRGSAVGTGYSTDGSGLWLDYEYFPEEGYTEGTAEYGRSAVKTGTTPPDADGLEFTQWQDKPVLRTDQSFTMSAWVMLDRLDGMRTAVSQRGVHESAGWLKFNATLGKWQFVVSDEDVITTSTASVTSTSTAEEGVWTHLAGVYDAGRNQLRLYVNGELEGVTQNIPFTPMASTGPLLVGRTLWRDQLMDQWTGGIDDVAVFQGALTDTAVSMLYDS
- a CDS encoding NAD-binding protein; translated protein: MRVMAEPLLDRARRASRRLRVNGETRAHYVICGQDPLAYWVVRTMLVGQPQAGRVRITLIVPDRQRSPGPDGRDLPSVEVIRAERLDEAAFHRAGLAGAAGLALLHQDDVGNMHAALCAQEVEPRLRLVVRMFNTGLANGVRQIFPDSAVLSDASMAAPAFVAAALGEVAPTHFRHGGRTLYVARREDVRPSEIVCGVADTSDSQQDLVLPANDRDADVVLAEAVGRPAGTELAARRLVRARRRRRPVAMVLRAIRSFATRKIGLAVMVLLAMVGALGALYAATADIGWADALYLTLVTTLTGQDPDTAKSAAEQVMQVALNLAGLALIPLITAVVVDGVVRARLALHTGRILPERSGHVVVVGLGNIGTRVMAQLNDFGVEVVAIDKNADARGAGLARRLGVPLVVGDAAQEETLRAASVATCQALVVVSTDDGANLRAALNARTLDDQLRVVLRLFDGDFAERVQRAFGIGTSRSVSYLAAPSFAAALLDRAVIATIPVGRHALLVTEVPVAAGSALEGRTLASVGRPGSVRLLAHARAGQHLDWSPDRRMVIVAGDRLTVVARRAGLNALLREAAPAEPTPPPPVGAPTPREAEK
- a CDS encoding MSMEG_6728 family protein gives rise to the protein MQTFLPYPDFLASAGALDQRRLGKQRVEAIQVLRGLTWPTYGWRNHPAVRMWAGYEEALTRYGLDVCAVWCAAGRADTCAATLAADLAAACGTERVRTQRELATAGELPPWLGRTDLHLSHRSSLLRKDPAHYRPIFGDDVPDDLEYVWPASDRPRRCL